From one Magnetofaba australis IT-1 genomic stretch:
- a CDS encoding ABC transporter permease subunit, which yields MSAIWTLAWREWRSMFLSPLAWSLLAVLFFIISFMFLSMMQSYQDAVMLYAQMGQQLSVTEVVIRSLYANTAILLLLILPLVTMRLIADEKRRDTWPALAASPLSPTQIVLGKYLGLLLFLAAAITLIGLLPWTLSLYANPDVGVILSCMLGVFLVASAFGALGLAVSAATENPIVAAVVTFGLLLFLWIVGWMSSAVGDTAGEAIKFLALSDHYQNMLRGMVRLSDLVYFLLVVGFGLFVARHFLVSERIRG from the coding sequence ATGAGCGCAATCTGGACCTTGGCGTGGCGCGAGTGGCGCAGTATGTTTCTCTCGCCGTTGGCGTGGAGTCTGCTGGCGGTGCTGTTCTTTATTATTAGCTTCATGTTCTTGAGCATGATGCAGAGCTATCAGGACGCGGTGATGCTATATGCCCAGATGGGCCAGCAGCTTTCCGTCACCGAGGTGGTGATTCGCTCCCTCTACGCCAACACCGCGATTCTGCTCCTCTTGATTCTCCCCCTGGTCACCATGCGGCTGATCGCCGATGAGAAGCGCCGCGACACCTGGCCCGCGTTGGCCGCTTCACCCCTCTCTCCGACCCAGATTGTGCTGGGCAAGTATCTGGGGCTGCTGCTGTTCCTGGCCGCCGCCATCACCCTGATCGGGCTGCTGCCGTGGACCCTCTCCCTCTACGCCAACCCCGACGTGGGGGTGATCCTCTCCTGCATGCTGGGGGTGTTCCTGGTGGCGTCGGCTTTTGGCGCGCTGGGGCTGGCGGTCTCTGCGGCCACCGAAAACCCCATCGTGGCGGCGGTTGTGACATTCGGCCTGCTGCTGTTTCTGTGGATCGTCGGTTGGATGAGTTCGGCGGTGGGCGACACCGCCGGTGAGGCGATCAAATTCCTCGCCCTGTCCGACCACTATCAGAACATGTTGCGCGGCATGGTGCGGCTGTCGGATCTGGTCTATTTCCTCCTGGTGGTCGGTTTCGGCCTGTTTGTGGCGCGGCACTTTCTGGTGTCGGAACGGATTCGCGGCTAA
- a CDS encoding ABC transporter ATP-binding protein has protein sequence MSQIMIETVNLTRDYGPNRALDAVNLQVSRGQVMGFLGPNGAGKTTCMRILSGLLAPTSGSVSVAGVDVVANPDVAKRKIGFLPETPPIYGELTVREYLSYLAQLRGVGGKQRRGAVDGAMARCGLTHVAERLLRNLSKGYRQRAGIAQAIVHGPDVVILDEPTVGLDPIQIREIRDLIKELGQEHAVMLSTHILPEVRMTCDRVAVINGGRIVLEDSMAGLEARASEQHGVRVRFGAPPEPAAVEALDGVAAVHVVEGGWTVLPQAGADPIPALLAAAVTGGWDLRELTPGSNALEEVFVQLTTREESAESQQQEAA, from the coding sequence ATGTCACAAATCATGATCGAAACGGTGAATCTCACCCGCGATTACGGACCCAATCGGGCGCTGGACGCCGTCAATCTCCAGGTCTCCCGCGGTCAGGTGATGGGCTTTCTTGGCCCCAACGGCGCCGGTAAGACCACCTGCATGCGCATTCTCTCCGGCTTGCTGGCGCCCACCTCCGGTTCCGTGAGCGTCGCCGGGGTGGATGTGGTGGCCAATCCCGACGTCGCCAAACGCAAGATCGGCTTTCTGCCGGAGACGCCGCCCATCTATGGCGAGCTGACGGTGCGCGAATATCTCAGCTATCTGGCGCAATTGCGCGGGGTGGGCGGTAAGCAGCGTCGTGGGGCGGTGGATGGCGCCATGGCCCGCTGCGGTCTGACCCATGTGGCCGAACGGCTGCTGCGCAACCTCTCCAAAGGCTACCGCCAGCGCGCGGGCATCGCACAGGCCATCGTGCATGGCCCGGATGTGGTGATTCTGGATGAGCCCACAGTGGGCCTCGACCCCATTCAGATCCGCGAGATCCGCGACCTGATTAAAGAGTTGGGCCAGGAGCATGCGGTGATGCTCTCCACCCACATCCTGCCCGAGGTGCGCATGACCTGTGACCGGGTGGCGGTGATCAATGGCGGGCGCATCGTGCTGGAGGACTCCATGGCGGGACTGGAGGCGCGCGCCAGCGAGCAGCATGGCGTGCGCGTGCGCTTCGGCGCGCCGCCGGAGCCTGCGGCGGTGGAGGCGCTGGATGGCGTGGCCGCTGTGCATGTGGTGGAGGGGGGCTGGACGGTGCTGCCGCAAGCAGGCGCTGATCCCATTCCCGCTCTGCTCGCTGCGGCGGTGACGGGGGGCTGGGACCTGCGTGAACTGACCCCGGGCTCCAACGCCCTGGAGGAGGTGTTCGTGCAACTCACCACCCGCGAAGAGTCGGCGGAATCGCAGCAACAGGAGGCGGCGTAA
- a CDS encoding DUF4340 domain-containing protein, producing the protein MSSGWRLNLILLAVVVVGFGVLLGLQRHEEGEKRADERSRALSALKPEQIASMSFTDREGTQLTLTRQQSGWAITAPKPLRTDADSAARLLEPLEKRYARLVGKVEDLAPFGLDKPSAKLTVSTKEGQSETLILGGVAPVSSKRYVQLGEGGDVALVAAADLSALVQTADDLRDKRLFPAWRSDDVTRIAVFGKQGDVVMVKSDKGEWALQSPYKDRASLNRAPIWVNTVTNSVGMSFVPAPPPPENPEWRAELTNAKGDSVAVSGWQVGDKLLALRPGEDDAIVIPEYVAEDIQRDPLSLSALRPLLGNNVTQLALAFVNNENYRAERNDKGQWERPLWKSFEELATREAFSAVKAGAELPDPWFVMTVGNAETAQAIPVWKQGEAIYLAPPQRPVWLKASPLQVEEINKAVAALRKQDGAAKPTPVSTESASNADDAQAR; encoded by the coding sequence ATGAGTAGCGGGTGGAGACTCAATCTCATTCTGTTAGCGGTGGTGGTGGTCGGCTTCGGCGTGCTGCTAGGGCTGCAGCGCCACGAAGAGGGGGAAAAGCGCGCCGATGAGCGCTCCCGCGCCCTCTCCGCGCTCAAACCCGAGCAGATCGCCAGCATGAGCTTTACCGATCGTGAGGGGACGCAATTGACCCTCACGCGGCAGCAGAGCGGCTGGGCCATCACCGCGCCCAAGCCTCTGCGCACCGACGCCGATTCCGCCGCGCGTCTGCTGGAGCCGCTGGAGAAACGCTACGCCCGTCTTGTTGGCAAAGTGGAGGATCTGGCTCCGTTCGGACTGGATAAGCCCAGCGCCAAACTGACCGTTTCCACCAAAGAGGGCCAGAGCGAAACGCTGATCCTGGGCGGCGTGGCGCCGGTCTCCAGCAAACGCTATGTGCAGTTGGGCGAGGGCGGCGATGTGGCTTTGGTCGCCGCGGCGGATCTCTCCGCACTGGTGCAGACGGCGGATGATCTGCGCGATAAACGTCTGTTTCCAGCGTGGCGCAGCGATGATGTGACCCGCATCGCCGTCTTCGGTAAGCAGGGCGACGTGGTGATGGTCAAGAGTGATAAAGGGGAGTGGGCGTTGCAGTCCCCTTATAAGGATCGCGCTTCACTCAACCGCGCGCCGATCTGGGTGAATACGGTGACCAATAGTGTGGGGATGTCGTTCGTTCCCGCGCCGCCGCCGCCGGAGAATCCCGAGTGGCGCGCCGAGTTGACCAACGCCAAGGGCGACAGCGTGGCGGTGAGCGGCTGGCAAGTGGGGGACAAGCTGCTGGCTCTGCGCCCCGGTGAGGATGACGCCATTGTCATCCCTGAATATGTAGCCGAGGATATCCAGCGCGATCCGCTGTCGCTGTCGGCGCTGCGTCCACTGTTGGGCAATAACGTGACGCAACTGGCCCTGGCCTTTGTCAATAACGAGAACTACCGCGCCGAGCGCAACGATAAAGGCCAATGGGAGCGCCCGTTGTGGAAGAGCTTCGAGGAGCTGGCCACGCGCGAAGCGTTCTCCGCCGTCAAAGCGGGCGCCGAGCTGCCCGACCCCTGGTTCGTTATGACCGTGGGCAATGCCGAGACCGCCCAGGCGATTCCGGTGTGGAAGCAGGGTGAGGCGATCTACCTGGCCCCGCCGCAGCGTCCGGTGTGGCTCAAGGCCAGCCCGTTACAAGTTGAGGAGATCAATAAGGCGGTGGCAGCCCTGCGTAAACAAGATGGTGCGGCAAAGCCAACGCCCGTATCGACCGAGTCCGCGTCAAATGCGGATGACGCTCAAGCCCGGTAG
- a CDS encoding GldG family protein, giving the protein MEMNQTYRRSQRAQLLTLLAIGVALLTLIGVAVKRYDVQWDWTANKQHSLAEQSIKAVQGFEEGLTATVYAQESSNEAAVAKEELEKYQLHNAKLRIVIVDPELRPDLVKADGVTKLGTVVLRAGDKQEKVEILSEEELTNALVRMGKEKRKTVRFVTGHGEHVLDKGDRSAYSQVIAVLKAEGYDVGVIRLVEQEKIPDDVDVLIIPGPKSDLLEPEIARLTTWWNENKQARLMTLLDPEGDGGLSALLEPYGVKLLEGTLVEPRMARTPFAIPPAEVDENHPIAPKLTQIPVFYTARGLALDSEIPTGATWTRSRLLASSESSWLESGNLDGESISFQQTDGDKRGPIVMASAVADGDKRLVVTADADFPSDQLMGYPGNADLFLNMIRWLASEENSIAIKPKPVLDAGMQLQGGDLILLMVLLLGVVPVSLAGAGVAIWMRRRRR; this is encoded by the coding sequence ATGGAGATGAATCAAACCTATCGTCGCAGCCAGCGCGCGCAGTTGTTGACTCTGCTGGCCATCGGCGTGGCCCTGCTCACCCTCATCGGCGTGGCGGTGAAGCGCTATGACGTGCAGTGGGACTGGACCGCCAACAAACAGCACAGTTTGGCCGAGCAGTCCATCAAGGCGGTGCAGGGTTTTGAAGAGGGCCTGACCGCCACCGTCTACGCGCAGGAGAGCAGCAACGAAGCGGCGGTGGCCAAGGAGGAGTTGGAGAAGTATCAACTGCACAACGCCAAGCTGCGCATCGTCATCGTCGATCCGGAGCTGAGGCCCGATCTGGTCAAGGCCGACGGCGTGACCAAACTGGGCACGGTGGTGCTGCGTGCAGGCGACAAGCAGGAGAAGGTGGAGATCCTCTCCGAAGAGGAGCTCACCAACGCCCTGGTGCGCATGGGCAAGGAGAAGCGCAAGACAGTGCGCTTTGTCACCGGCCACGGCGAGCACGTTTTGGATAAAGGCGATCGCAGCGCCTATAGCCAGGTGATCGCCGTGCTCAAGGCCGAGGGCTACGACGTCGGCGTGATCCGTCTGGTGGAGCAGGAGAAGATCCCTGATGATGTGGACGTGCTGATCATCCCCGGTCCCAAGAGCGATCTACTGGAGCCGGAAATTGCGCGTCTGACCACCTGGTGGAACGAGAATAAACAGGCGCGGCTGATGACCCTGCTGGACCCGGAGGGCGATGGCGGTCTGTCTGCGCTGCTGGAGCCTTATGGCGTCAAGCTGCTGGAGGGGACGCTGGTGGAGCCGCGCATGGCGCGCACGCCGTTCGCCATTCCTCCCGCCGAGGTGGATGAGAATCACCCCATCGCGCCCAAATTGACGCAGATTCCGGTTTTCTACACCGCGCGCGGTCTGGCGCTGGATAGCGAGATCCCCACCGGCGCGACCTGGACCCGCAGCCGCCTGCTGGCCAGCTCCGAATCCAGTTGGTTGGAGAGCGGCAATCTGGATGGCGAATCCATCTCCTTCCAGCAGACCGATGGCGACAAGCGCGGACCCATTGTCATGGCCTCGGCGGTGGCCGATGGCGATAAGCGTCTGGTGGTGACGGCGGACGCCGATTTCCCCAGCGATCAATTGATGGGCTATCCCGGCAACGCCGATCTGTTCCTCAACATGATTCGCTGGCTCGCTTCGGAGGAGAACAGCATCGCCATCAAGCCCAAGCCGGTGTTGGACGCTGGCATGCAGCTGCAAGGCGGCGACTTGATCCTGCTCATGGTGCTGCTGTTGGGGGTGGTTCCCGTCTCTCTGGCGGGCGCCGGGGTGGCGATCTGGATGCGGCGTCGGCGGCGTTGA